ACTGGAGTTATTTCGGATGGGATTACTGTTTTCATTTTTGTTACTTAACTTAATGATTTAAGTATTTAAATTAGATATAATTATAAAAACGCTTCGACTACGCTCAGCATGACATTTCTAATACTAACTGTTTTGCAGAATGTTTTTTAGCGGTGTCATGCTGAGCGAAGTCGAAGCATCTAAATATTCTTGTTTAAAAATATAATTACTTTGTAGGAATAATTTTACCAGCAACTTCACCAAAACCTACTCTCACGCCGTCTTTTTCAGCCCAAGCTTTCATAGTAATGGTATCGTTATCATCGATGAATTTTCTTTCCTGTCCGTTGTTTAGCTGAATTGGGTTTTGTCCTCTCCATGTTAACTCAAGCATAGAACCGAAAGATTTAGGATCACTTCCTGAAATCGTTCCACTTGCGTATAGATCACCAACTTCTACGTTGCAGCCATTTACCGTGTGATGAGCCAATTGTTGAGTCATGTTCCAGTACATATGTTTGTAGTTGCTTTCAGAAATTAGGTTTTCTTCACCGTTTTCAGGCTGTAAATAAACTTCTAAGTTGATATCGTAATTTTTGTCGCCTTCAAATTTTAAATAATCCAAAACTTCAGGATCTTGTTTTGGAGAAGTAGTTTTGAATGGCTCTAAAGCTTCCAAAGTAACTACCCATGGAGAAACTGATGAACCGAAATTTTTCGCCAAAAATGGTCCTAACGGAACGTATTCCCAAGATTGGATATCTCTTGCAGACCAGTCGTTGAAAACAACCATTCCGAAAATAGCGTCTTCGGCATCTTTTGTAGAGATACTTTCGCCCATTTCGGTATTTTTATTGACAATAAATGCCATTTCCAATTCAAAATCCAATTGTTTGCAAGGTCCGAAAACAGGCTTGTCTGCATCTGCAGGTTTCATCTGACCTTTTGGACGGTTGATTTCTGTTCCTGAAACCACAATTGATGAAGCTCTTCCGTGATAACCTACCGGTAAATGTTTCCAGTTTGGAAGTAGTGCATTTGCAGGATCTCTGAACATTTTCCCAACATTGGTCGCATGTTCGATGCTGCTGTAGAAATCAGTGTAATTTGGAATGTGAACAGGCATCATCATTTTCACCTGATCTACATCGTAAAACGCTTCTTCAATTGTTTTTTCATCTTTAGATAAAATAGAACCTTCAAGCAATAATTCCTGTATTTTAAGACGTGCAGCGTTGGTTACAGGTTTTCCAAGTTCAATAAATTCATTTAAAGTGTATGCTTCAAAAATATTGTCATCAAGACCTTCGATATCTTCAAAGTAACCAAGATCATACAAGGTTGCAAGATCTATAATCTGATCTCCGATTCTTGTACAACATCCTATGAATTCTTTATTGAAAACAGTTACTCCGAAAGGAATATTGTGGATTGAAAAGTCTGAATTTGATGAATATTCTACAAATGATTTCATAATTTTTGTAATTTAATTTAGATTAGAATAAAATCAATACTGATTTTACTTTTTAGCTTTAATCTTCGCTTTAGAAAAGGATTCTTCGTCAATCCATCTGTCTTTATTGTTGACGTCGATAAGGTACAAGATGTTATCCTGTCTTGTCAGTAACAGTGTTTTGGTAACGGGAATCGGAACTTTTTTGTTTTCAAGCAAATCGGCTCTCAGTGAAATGATATTTTTTCGGCTTCTCACGATGTCGCCGGAAAAAACATTAGAAGTACTTTCACCAGTGGCTTTATCGTCAAATATTTCGACATACGTTGCTTTCTGACCTTTTATCACAATGAAATTTCTTTCCGTATGATCGGGCAGGTCTTTTATCAAAACAAATTTTTTGTCATCAATATTTACATCGTTTAAATTTTGATTAATACCTTTTCTTTCCTCAAGTTTGGTGAGAAT
Above is a genomic segment from Chryseobacterium mulctrae containing:
- the fahA gene encoding fumarylacetoacetase codes for the protein MKSFVEYSSNSDFSIHNIPFGVTVFNKEFIGCCTRIGDQIIDLATLYDLGYFEDIEGLDDNIFEAYTLNEFIELGKPVTNAARLKIQELLLEGSILSKDEKTIEEAFYDVDQVKMMMPVHIPNYTDFYSSIEHATNVGKMFRDPANALLPNWKHLPVGYHGRASSIVVSGTEINRPKGQMKPADADKPVFGPCKQLDFELEMAFIVNKNTEMGESISTKDAEDAIFGMVVFNDWSARDIQSWEYVPLGPFLAKNFGSSVSPWVVTLEALEPFKTTSPKQDPEVLDYLKFEGDKNYDINLEVYLQPENGEENLISESNYKHMYWNMTQQLAHHTVNGCNVEVGDLYASGTISGSDPKSFGSMLELTWRGQNPIQLNNGQERKFIDDNDTITMKAWAEKDGVRVGFGEVAGKIIPTK